From Pseudomonas fluorescens, one genomic window encodes:
- a CDS encoding fatty acid cis/trans isomerase, whose amino-acid sequence MSYRIFTSLFALLISSFAAAQDSAPAISYTRDIQPIFTEKCVACHACNDAACQLNLGSGEGAARGASKVPVYDGDRSTASSPTRIFYDAFGKQAWQNKGFYPVVETQGSQAALMARMLELGHQTPLQPNAKLPDEIVLGLNRNNMCPQPAEFDGYASQHPKEGMPLAVTGLTDAQYQTLQRWLASGAPIDEQALAPSAQEAAQVVQWENLLNAPGARESLVARWLYEHLFLAHVYFKGGEPGHFFQWVRSRTPTGQPIDLIASRRPNDDPGTQVYYRLWPVQGVIVHKTHISYPLSPAKLARVKSLFYSGNWQVDALPGYGPERRANPFETFQAIPAQARYQFMLDNAEYFVRTFIRGPVCRGQIATDVIRDNFWALFQAPEHDLYIVDPNYRRQATPLLAMPGQNDDVGSVLSLWHTYRDKRNDYEALRRDSYADAPAPSWSTLWAGNNNSLLSIFRHFDSASVTKGLIGDVPQTMWLFDYPLLERTYYQLAVNFDVYGNVSHQAQTRLYFDLIRNGAELNFLRLMPADSRDAYLDDWYQNSGKLKMWMDYENIDDDTPTALSLDAKDPMRDFTHQLLARYGDLNARPDPINRCDGAYCSRANIDPALQGAEQVLSRLVSRPAAGLKVIDQLPEATMLRIEVPGGKREIYSLLRNRAHSNVAFMLGESLRYQPGLDTLTLYPGVLSSYPNFMFNIPVADVPEFVEDMENAKDANRFERIVERWGIRRSHPLFWVYFHDLSRYIHETDPVEEGVLDMNRYENL is encoded by the coding sequence ATGTCGTATCGCATTTTCACCAGCCTTTTTGCGCTGCTTATCAGCAGTTTCGCGGCAGCGCAGGACAGCGCCCCGGCGATCTCCTATACCCGCGATATCCAGCCGATCTTCACTGAAAAGTGCGTGGCCTGCCACGCCTGCAACGACGCCGCCTGTCAGCTCAACCTGGGCAGTGGCGAAGGCGCGGCGCGCGGGGCGAGCAAGGTCCCGGTTTATGACGGTGATCGCAGTACGGCGTCGAGCCCGACGCGGATTTTTTACGACGCCTTTGGCAAGCAAGCCTGGCAGAACAAGGGCTTCTACCCGGTGGTCGAGACCCAGGGCAGCCAGGCCGCGTTGATGGCGCGGATGCTCGAGCTGGGGCACCAGACCCCATTGCAACCCAATGCCAAGCTGCCGGACGAAATCGTCCTGGGGCTCAACCGCAATAACATGTGCCCGCAGCCGGCGGAATTCGACGGCTATGCCAGCCAGCACCCGAAAGAAGGCATGCCGCTGGCGGTCACCGGGCTGACCGACGCGCAATACCAGACCCTGCAACGCTGGCTGGCCTCGGGCGCGCCCATCGATGAACAGGCCCTCGCGCCGAGCGCGCAAGAAGCCGCGCAGGTGGTGCAATGGGAAAACTTGCTGAATGCCCCAGGCGCCCGGGAAAGCCTGGTGGCGCGCTGGCTGTACGAGCACTTGTTTCTCGCCCATGTCTACTTCAAGGGTGGCGAGCCCGGGCACTTCTTCCAGTGGGTGCGTTCGCGCACCCCGACCGGCCAGCCGATCGACCTGATCGCCAGTCGCCGCCCCAACGATGACCCGGGCACCCAGGTGTACTACCGCCTGTGGCCGGTGCAGGGGGTGATCGTGCACAAGACCCACATCAGTTATCCGCTGAGCCCGGCCAAGCTGGCCCGGGTCAAGAGCCTGTTCTACAGCGGCAACTGGCAAGTCGACGCCTTGCCCGGCTACGGCCCGGAGCGCCGCGCCAACCCGTTCGAGACCTTCCAGGCGATTCCGGCTCAGGCGCGTTACCAGTTCATGCTGGATAACGCCGAATACTTCGTGCGCACCTTTATTCGCGGTCCGGTGTGCCGTGGGCAGATCGCGACCGATGTGATCCGCGATAACTTTTGGGCGCTGTTCCAGGCGCCCGAGCATGACCTGTACATCGTCGACCCGAACTACCGGCGCCAGGCCACGCCGCTGCTGGCGATGCCTGGGCAGAACGATGATGTCGGCAGCGTTCTGAGCCTGTGGCACACCTACCGCGACAAACGTAACGATTACGAAGCCCTGCGCCGCGATAGCTACGCCGACGCGCCGGCGCCGAGTTGGTCGACCCTGTGGGCGGGCAACAACAACTCGTTGCTGAGCATTTTCCGCCACTTCGACAGTGCCTCGGTGACCAAGGGCCTGATCGGCGATGTGCCGCAGACCATGTGGCTGTTCGACTACCCGCTGCTGGAGCGTACCTACTACCAATTGGCGGTGAACTTCGACGTTTACGGCAACGTCTCGCACCAGGCGCAGACGCGGCTGTATTTCGACCTGATCCGCAACGGCGCCGAGCTGAACTTCCTGCGCCTGATGCCGGCCGACTCGCGGGATGCCTACCTCGACGACTGGTACCAGAACAGCGGCAAGCTGAAGATGTGGATGGACTATGAAAACATCGACGATGACACCCCGACCGCGCTGAGCCTGGATGCCAAGGACCCGATGCGCGACTTCACCCACCAGTTGCTGGCACGCTACGGCGACCTGAATGCCCGGCCGGATCCGATCAACCGCTGCGACGGCGCCTATTGCTCGCGGGCCAATATCGACCCGGCCCTGCAGGGCGCCGAGCAGGTCCTGAGTCGTCTGGTGTCGCGCCCGGCGGCAGGCTTGAAGGTGATTGACCAATTGCCGGAAGCGACCATGCTGCGCATCGAAGTTCCTGGCGGCAAGCGCGAGATCTACAGCCTGCTGCGCAACCGCGCTCACAGTAATGTGGCGTTCATGCTCGGCGAATCGCTGCGCTATCAGCCGGGGCTCGACACCCTGACGCTGTATCCCGGCGTGCTCAGCAGCTACCCGAATTTCATGTTCAATATTCCGGTGGCCGATGTGCCGGAATTCGTCGAGGACATGGAAAACGCCAAGGACGCCAACCGTTTCGAGCGCATTGTCGAGCGTTGGGGCATTCGTCGCAGCCATCCGCTGTTTTGGGTGTATTTCCACGATTTGAGCCGCTATATCCACGAAACCGACCCGGTGGAAGAGGGCGTGCTGGACATGAATCGCTACGAGAACCTGTGA
- the nfuA gene encoding Fe-S biogenesis protein NfuA: protein MTAITITDAAHDYLADLLSKQNTPGIGIRVFITQPGTQYAETCIAYCKPGEEKPEDTALGLKSFTAYIDHFSEAFLDDAVVDYATDRMGGQLTIKAPNAKVPMVNADSPVNERINYYLQTEINPGLASHGGQVSLIDVVEDGIAVLQFGGGCQGCGQADVTLKEGIERTLLERIPELKGVRDVTDHTQKENAYY from the coding sequence ATGACCGCTATTACCATCACCGACGCCGCCCACGATTACCTGGCTGATCTGCTGTCCAAGCAGAACACCCCGGGCATCGGCATCCGCGTTTTCATCACCCAGCCTGGCACCCAGTACGCCGAGACCTGCATTGCCTACTGCAAGCCGGGCGAGGAAAAGCCGGAAGACACCGCGCTGGGGCTGAAAAGCTTCACCGCCTACATCGATCACTTCAGCGAAGCTTTCCTGGACGATGCAGTCGTCGACTACGCCACCGACCGCATGGGCGGCCAGTTGACCATCAAGGCGCCGAACGCCAAAGTGCCGATGGTCAACGCCGACAGCCCGGTCAACGAGCGCATCAACTACTACCTGCAAACCGAAATTAACCCGGGGCTGGCCAGCCACGGCGGCCAGGTCAGCCTGATCGATGTGGTTGAAGACGGCATCGCCGTGTTGCAGTTCGGCGGCGGCTGCCAGGGCTGCGGCCAGGCGGACGTAACCCTGAAGGAAGGTATCGAGCGCACCCTGCTCGAGCGCATTCCGGAGCTCAAGGGCGTGCGCGACGTGACCGATCACACGCAGAAAGAAAACGCCTACTACTAA
- the cobM gene encoding precorrin-4 C(11)-methyltransferase translates to MTVYFIGAGPGDPELITVKGQRLIRSCPVIIYAGSLVPAAALEGHQAEHVINSAELHLEQIIELIRVAHVQGQDVARVHSGDPSLYGAIGEQIRHLRALGIPFEIIPGVTATAACAALLEAELTLPDIAQSVILTRYADKTSMPAGESFSSLAAHGTTMAIHLGVNHLEKIVAELLPHYGADCPIAVVHRASWPDQDWVLGTLADIAEKVQAKGFRRTALILVGRVLASDSFSESSLYRAGHAHLYRP, encoded by the coding sequence ATGACCGTCTACTTCATCGGCGCCGGCCCCGGCGATCCGGAACTGATCACCGTCAAGGGCCAGCGGCTGATCCGCAGTTGCCCGGTGATCATCTACGCCGGCTCGCTGGTGCCGGCTGCCGCGCTTGAAGGCCACCAGGCCGAACACGTGATCAACAGTGCCGAACTGCACCTGGAACAGATCATCGAGCTGATCCGCGTGGCTCACGTCCAGGGCCAGGATGTGGCCCGCGTGCATTCCGGCGACCCGAGCCTGTACGGCGCCATCGGCGAGCAGATCCGCCACTTGCGGGCGCTGGGCATCCCCTTCGAAATCATCCCCGGCGTCACCGCCACCGCCGCCTGCGCGGCGTTGCTGGAGGCTGAACTGACCCTGCCGGACATCGCCCAGAGCGTGATCCTCACCCGCTACGCCGACAAGACCAGCATGCCCGCCGGCGAGTCGTTCAGCAGCCTGGCCGCCCACGGCACCACCATGGCCATTCATCTGGGGGTCAATCACCTGGAGAAAATCGTCGCCGAACTGCTGCCCCATTACGGCGCGGATTGCCCGATCGCCGTGGTACACCGGGCCAGTTGGCCGGATCAGGACTGGGTGCTGGGAACCCTCGCCGATATCGCCGAGAAAGTGCAGGCCAAGGGGTTCCGGCGTACGGCACTGATTCTGGTGGGCCGGGTGTTGGCCAGTGACAGTTTCAGCGAGTCATCGCTGTATCGGGCGGGGCATGCGCATTTGTATAGGCCGTAA
- a CDS encoding cobalamin biosynthesis protein — protein MSETRAAPTLVVGLGCQRGCPASTLRALLDQALQAQRIDLQSITALASIDLKRDEPGLIELAEQLGLPLTVFSSEQLSAYEARLSHQSQIAFERTGCYGVAESAALALAEALAQAPATLLISRQKYAQATFALACAG, from the coding sequence ATGAGTGAAACGCGCGCAGCGCCGACCCTGGTGGTCGGCCTGGGCTGCCAACGCGGCTGCCCGGCCAGCACGCTGCGCGCGTTACTCGACCAGGCCTTGCAGGCACAGCGGATCGATCTGCAATCGATCACGGCGCTGGCGAGCATCGACCTGAAACGTGATGAACCCGGGCTTATCGAACTGGCTGAGCAACTGGGCTTGCCCCTGACCGTGTTCAGCAGCGAGCAATTGTCCGCTTACGAAGCACGGCTTAGCCACCAGTCCCAGATCGCTTTCGAGCGCACGGGTTGTTACGGCGTCGCCGAAAGCGCTGCCCTCGCCCTTGCCGAAGCACTGGCCCAGGCGCCAGCGACCTTGCTGATTTCCCGACAGAAGTATGCGCAAGCGACCTTTGCGTTGGCGTGTGCCGGATAA
- a CDS encoding CbtA family protein, with translation MIKRIAQTAGFSGLLAALLLTLLQSFWVSPLILQAETYEKSEPAVEQVHEHADSAMAAHSHDAEAWEPEDGWQRVLSTTGGNLVVAVGFALMLAGLYTLRTPTRTSQGLLWGLAGYATFVLAPTLGLPPELPGTAAADLAQRQMWWIGTAASTAAGIALIAFGKNWLLKALGVAILAVPHIVGAPQPEVHSMLAPEALEAQFKIASHLTNVAFWLALGLISAWLFRRKSAGHYQA, from the coding sequence ATGATCAAGCGTATTGCTCAAACCGCAGGTTTCAGCGGGCTGTTGGCCGCCCTTCTGCTGACCCTGCTGCAAAGCTTCTGGGTCTCGCCGCTGATTTTGCAGGCCGAGACCTACGAGAAATCCGAGCCCGCCGTCGAGCAAGTGCATGAACATGCCGACTCGGCGATGGCTGCCCACAGCCACGACGCCGAGGCCTGGGAGCCGGAAGACGGCTGGCAGCGCGTGCTGTCGACCACCGGCGGTAACCTGGTGGTGGCGGTCGGTTTCGCGCTGATGCTCGCCGGACTCTACACCCTGCGCACCCCGACCCGCACGTCCCAGGGCCTGCTCTGGGGCCTGGCCGGCTACGCCACCTTCGTCCTCGCGCCGACCCTCGGCCTGCCGCCGGAGTTGCCGGGCACCGCCGCCGCGGATCTGGCGCAGCGGCAGATGTGGTGGATCGGTACTGCCGCGTCTACTGCTGCCGGTATCGCCCTGATCGCCTTCGGCAAGAACTGGCTGCTGAAGGCACTCGGCGTGGCCATCTTGGCGGTGCCGCACATCGTCGGCGCGCCGCAACCGGAAGTGCATTCGATGCTCGCCCCCGAGGCCCTCGAAGCGCAGTTCAAGATCGCTTCGCATCTGACCAACGTGGCGTTCTGGCTGGCCCTTGGGCTGATCAGTGCCTGGTTGTTCCGGCGCAAAAGCGCAGGCCACTATCAGGCATGA
- a CDS encoding CbtB domain-containing protein, with amino-acid sequence MSTISSTRHATAAGTTTLGQRLVAALSASILGACLVYFAGFSHIEAVHNAAHDTRHSAAFPCH; translated from the coding sequence ATGTCGACCATCAGCAGCACTCGCCACGCCACCGCCGCCGGCACCACCACACTGGGCCAACGCCTGGTCGCCGCCCTCAGCGCCTCGATCCTCGGTGCGTGCCTGGTGTACTTCGCCGGCTTCTCGCACATCGAAGCCGTGCACAACGCCGCTCACGACACCCGGCACAGCGCCGCTTTCCCGTGCCACTGA
- the cobW gene encoding cobalamin biosynthesis protein CobW — MKTLAKLPVTIVTGFLGSGKTTLLRHMLDNAQGRRIAVIVNEFGELGIDGEILKQCSIGCTEEEASGRVYELANGCLCCTVQEEFFPVMRELVARRGDLDHILIETSGLALPKPLVQAFQWPEIRSACTVDAVITVVDSPAVAAGTFAAFPDQVDAQRKLDPNLDHESPLHELFADQLASADLVILNKTDLINPEDLARVRQEVAEELPPAVKIIEASSGRVPLDVLIGLGAGSEEHIDSRHSHHDHHHDGDDHEDHDHDAFDSISIELPQADESLLLDALTQLVVQHGILRVKGFAAIPNKPMRLLIQGVGTRFDKHFDRQWGAEEARITRLVLIGQELDAALLEAQLRAALSV, encoded by the coding sequence ATGAAAACACTGGCCAAACTCCCCGTCACCATCGTTACCGGCTTCCTTGGCTCGGGCAAAACCACCTTGCTGCGGCACATGCTCGACAACGCCCAGGGCCGGCGCATCGCGGTGATCGTCAACGAATTTGGCGAGCTGGGCATCGACGGCGAAATCCTCAAGCAGTGCTCCATCGGCTGCACCGAAGAAGAAGCCAGCGGCCGGGTCTACGAGTTGGCCAACGGTTGCCTGTGCTGCACCGTCCAGGAAGAATTCTTCCCGGTGATGCGCGAGCTGGTGGCGCGCCGTGGCGACCTCGACCACATCCTCATCGAAACCTCTGGCCTGGCCCTGCCCAAGCCGCTGGTCCAGGCTTTCCAGTGGCCGGAAATCCGCAGCGCCTGCACGGTTGACGCGGTTATTACCGTGGTCGACAGCCCGGCCGTCGCCGCCGGCACCTTCGCCGCCTTCCCGGACCAGGTTGACGCCCAGCGCAAGCTCGACCCGAACCTTGACCACGAGTCGCCGCTGCACGAACTGTTCGCTGACCAACTGGCCAGCGCCGACCTGGTGATCCTCAACAAGACCGACCTGATCAACCCCGAAGACCTGGCCCGAGTGCGCCAGGAAGTCGCCGAGGAACTGCCGCCGGCGGTGAAAATCATCGAGGCCAGCAGCGGTCGCGTGCCGCTGGACGTGCTGATCGGCCTGGGTGCCGGCTCCGAAGAACACATCGACAGCCGCCACAGCCACCACGATCACCACCATGACGGCGACGATCATGAAGACCACGATCACGACGCCTTCGATTCGATCTCCATCGAACTGCCGCAAGCCGATGAAAGCCTGCTGCTCGATGCCCTGACCCAACTGGTGGTGCAGCACGGCATCCTGCGGGTCAAGGGTTTCGCGGCGATCCCGAACAAACCGATGCGCCTGCTGATCCAGGGCGTGGGCACTCGTTTCGACAAGCACTTCGACCGTCAGTGGGGCGCTGAAGAAGCGCGCATCACGCGCCTGGTGCTGATCGGCCAGGAACTGGACGCGGCCTTGCTCGAAGCGCAACTGCGCGCCGCCCTCAGCGTCTGA
- the cobN gene encoding cobaltochelatase subunit CobN, protein MHLLRTQPGGFVSEDNIADLGQTPAELVILCSGDSSLALLAEAAQQLPEDYPSLRLANPMQVQNHASVDLYVDQVLRHAKVILISLHGGIAYWRYGVERLMELAQRGVQLILVPGDDRPDPELSDLSTVPAEDRERLWHFLRQGGKHNALELYRCLASRWLDRDYAWGEPQVLPRTAIYHPHHAQPNLTDWQADWRPGQPVAALLFYRSHLQAANTAFVDVFCQRLQVAGLNPLPIAVASLKEPGCLTVVEDWLDEVQAALILNTTGFAQSSPEAPHLRPFRRDIPVIQAICAQDNEPGWSASEQGLGPRDLAMHIALPELDGRIISRPISFKDLAWRSERSQCDVVCYRAHPERMDFVAELARRWAELARVPNGEKRVALILANYPTRDGRIGNGVGLDTPAAALNILRALQEQGYPLPVELPVSGTALIQQLLGGVSNDLDSIDLRPCQQSLALEDYRAMFEALPEANRSAVLQRWGEPSADPMYRDGRLMIAGLRFGLTFVGIQPARGYQVDPSAVYHDPDLVPPHAYLAFYFWLRKVYGAHALIHVGKHGNLEWLPGKGVGLSEQCWPDALLGPLPNIYPFIVNDPGEGAQAKRRTQAVIIDHLMPPLTRAETYGPLRNLELLADEYYEAQLLDPRRARELQRDILALVRETHIDRELQLDSDADAAIWLPRLDTYLCDLKESQIRDGLHVFGESPSGRLRIDTLLALLRIPRGDGRGAQSSLLRALSKAFALGFDPLDCALAEPWSGPRPEVLAAITDEPWRTAGDSRERLELFASQLISQTLSPDTCRSEPARDGVSDTSQSPDTPSRAGSLLQWSASVEVEAILDHLREVVAPRLDACGPAEMHGLLSALAGRFVPAGPSGAPSRGRLDVLPTGRNFYSVDVRNLPTTTAWRIGFQSANLILERHLQDHGDHLRQLGLSVWGTATMRTGGDDIAQAMALMGVRPVWATGSQRVDDFEILPLSLLDRPRVDVTLRVSGFFRDAFANLIRLFDAAVQAVAALDEPDDLNPLAAKVRQERETLLQSGLDADAAARQAGWRIFGAKPGAYGAGVQGAIDGRLWQSRDDLAEVYLNWGGYAYGGADEGTAARTQFAQRLSQVQAVVQNQDNREHDLLDSNDYYQFQGGMLAAVESLSGAAAASYHGDHSQPDLPKIRTLKEELNRVIRSRAANPKWIEGVKRHGYKGAFELAATVDNLFAFDATTQLIDDHQYALLADAYLLDPSTRAFVQQHNPHALRDMTERLLEAQQRGLWQEPGAYREALEHLLLDIEEES, encoded by the coding sequence ATGCACCTGCTCAGGACCCAGCCCGGCGGATTCGTCTCCGAGGACAACATTGCCGATCTCGGGCAAACCCCCGCCGAGCTGGTGATCCTGTGCAGCGGTGACTCCAGCCTGGCGCTGCTGGCCGAGGCGGCGCAGCAACTGCCCGAGGACTACCCGAGCCTGCGCCTGGCCAACCCGATGCAGGTGCAGAATCACGCCTCGGTCGACCTGTATGTCGATCAGGTGCTGCGCCACGCCAAGGTGATCCTGATCTCGCTGCATGGCGGGATCGCCTATTGGCGCTACGGCGTCGAGCGCCTGATGGAACTGGCGCAGCGCGGTGTGCAACTGATTCTGGTGCCGGGCGACGACCGTCCCGACCCGGAGCTCAGCGACTTGAGCACCGTGCCGGCGGAAGACCGCGAGCGGCTCTGGCACTTCCTGCGTCAGGGCGGCAAGCACAATGCTCTGGAGCTGTATCGCTGCCTGGCCAGTCGCTGGCTTGACCGCGACTATGCCTGGGGCGAGCCGCAAGTGCTGCCACGCACGGCGATCTATCATCCGCATCACGCCCAGCCGAACCTGACCGATTGGCAAGCCGACTGGCGGCCCGGTCAGCCAGTGGCGGCGCTGCTGTTCTACCGCTCGCACTTGCAGGCGGCCAACACCGCGTTCGTCGATGTGTTCTGCCAGCGCTTGCAGGTGGCCGGACTCAATCCCTTGCCAATCGCCGTCGCCAGCCTCAAGGAGCCCGGCTGCCTGACGGTCGTCGAAGACTGGCTGGACGAGGTGCAGGCCGCGCTGATTCTCAACACCACCGGCTTTGCCCAGTCCAGCCCCGAGGCGCCGCACCTGCGGCCGTTCCGCCGCGATATCCCGGTGATCCAGGCGATCTGTGCCCAAGACAACGAGCCGGGCTGGAGTGCCAGCGAACAGGGGCTCGGCCCGCGTGACCTGGCGATGCACATTGCCTTGCCGGAACTGGATGGGCGGATCATCAGTCGGCCCATCAGCTTCAAGGACCTGGCCTGGCGCAGCGAGCGCAGCCAGTGCGATGTGGTCTGTTACCGGGCGCACCCCGAACGCATGGATTTCGTCGCCGAACTGGCCCGGCGCTGGGCCGAGTTGGCGCGCGTGCCGAACGGCGAGAAACGGGTGGCGCTGATTCTTGCCAACTATCCGACTCGCGATGGACGCATTGGCAACGGTGTCGGCCTGGACACCCCGGCAGCGGCCTTGAATATTCTGCGAGCGCTGCAGGAGCAAGGCTATCCGCTGCCGGTCGAACTGCCCGTCAGCGGCACCGCGTTGATCCAGCAACTGCTCGGCGGGGTCAGTAACGATCTCGACAGCATCGACCTGCGCCCCTGCCAGCAAAGCCTGGCGCTGGAGGATTACCGGGCGATGTTCGAGGCCTTGCCGGAAGCTAACCGCAGCGCGGTGCTGCAACGCTGGGGCGAGCCGAGCGCGGACCCGATGTACCGCGACGGGCGGCTGATGATCGCCGGCCTGCGCTTCGGCCTGACCTTTGTCGGCATCCAGCCGGCGCGCGGTTATCAGGTCGATCCGAGCGCGGTCTACCACGACCCGGACCTGGTGCCGCCCCACGCCTACCTGGCGTTCTACTTCTGGCTGCGCAAGGTCTACGGCGCCCATGCGCTGATCCATGTCGGCAAACACGGGAACCTAGAATGGCTGCCGGGCAAGGGTGTTGGCCTGTCCGAGCAGTGCTGGCCGGATGCGCTGCTCGGGCCGCTGCCGAACATCTACCCGTTTATCGTCAACGACCCGGGCGAGGGCGCCCAGGCCAAACGCCGCACCCAAGCGGTGATCATCGACCACCTGATGCCACCCCTGACCCGCGCCGAAACCTACGGCCCGCTGCGCAATCTGGAGTTGCTGGCCGACGAATATTACGAAGCGCAACTGCTCGACCCACGGCGGGCTCGCGAACTGCAGCGCGACATTCTGGCGCTGGTGCGTGAGACCCACATTGACCGTGAGCTGCAACTCGATAGCGACGCCGACGCGGCGATCTGGCTGCCGCGCCTGGACACCTACCTGTGCGACCTCAAGGAATCGCAGATTCGCGATGGGCTGCATGTATTCGGCGAGTCGCCGAGTGGGCGTTTGCGCATCGACACCTTGCTCGCGTTGTTGCGCATTCCCCGGGGGGATGGTCGGGGGGCGCAATCGAGCTTGTTGCGGGCGTTGAGCAAAGCCTTTGCGCTGGGGTTTGATCCGCTGGATTGTGCCCTGGCCGAACCCTGGAGCGGACCGCGCCCGGAGGTGTTGGCCGCGATTACCGACGAGCCCTGGCGCACTGCGGGGGATAGCCGTGAGCGGTTGGAGTTGTTTGCCAGCCAACTCATCTCCCAGACATTGAGCCCTGATACCTGTAGGAGCGAGCCTGCTCGCGATGGTGTATCAGACACATCGCAGTCGCCTGACACTCCATCGCGAGCAGGCTCGCTCCTGCAATGGTCTGCATCGGTAGAAGTCGAAGCCATCCTCGACCACCTGCGCGAAGTCGTCGCCCCGCGCCTGGACGCCTGCGGCCCGGCGGAAATGCACGGTTTGCTCAGCGCCCTCGCCGGACGTTTCGTCCCCGCCGGCCCCAGTGGTGCGCCAAGTCGTGGGCGCCTCGATGTGTTGCCCACCGGGCGTAATTTCTACTCGGTGGACGTGCGCAACCTACCGACCACCACCGCCTGGCGCATCGGTTTTCAATCGGCCAACCTGATTCTCGAACGGCACCTGCAGGACCACGGCGATCACCTGCGCCAGCTCGGCCTGTCAGTGTGGGGCACGGCGACCATGCGCACCGGCGGCGACGACATTGCCCAGGCCATGGCGCTGATGGGCGTGCGTCCGGTGTGGGCCACGGGCAGCCAGCGGGTCGATGACTTCGAAATCCTGCCGCTGAGCCTGCTCGACCGGCCACGGGTCGACGTGACCTTGCGCGTGTCCGGATTCTTCCGCGATGCCTTCGCCAACCTGATCCGCCTGTTCGACGCCGCCGTGCAAGCGGTGGCCGCGCTGGACGAGCCGGATGACCTCAACCCGCTGGCGGCCAAGGTGCGTCAGGAGCGCGAGACGCTGCTGCAGTCCGGACTCGATGCCGATGCGGCGGCGCGCCAGGCCGGCTGGCGGATTTTCGGTGCCAAGCCCGGTGCCTACGGTGCTGGCGTGCAGGGCGCGATCGACGGGCGCCTGTGGCAAAGCCGCGACGACCTGGCCGAGGTCTACCTGAACTGGGGCGGCTACGCCTATGGCGGCGCCGACGAAGGTACGGCGGCGCGCACACAGTTTGCTCAGCGCCTGAGCCAGGTGCAGGCGGTGGTGCAGAACCAGGACAACCGCGAGCACGACCTGCTCGATTCCAACGACTACTACCAATTCCAGGGTGGCATGCTCGCCGCCGTGGAAAGCCTCAGCGGTGCAGCGGCGGCCAGTTATCACGGCGATCACAGCCAGCCGGACCTACCGAAGATCCGCACCCTCAAGGAAGAACTGAACCGGGTGATTCGCTCGCGGGCTGCCAATCCGAAGTGGATTGAGGGGGTTAAGCGCCACGGCTATAAAGGTGCGTTCGAGCTGGCGGCGACCGTCGACAACCTGTTCGCCTTCGATGCCACCACGCAGCTGATCGACGATCACCAGTACGCCTTGCTGGCGGATGCCTACCTGCTCGATCCATCGACCCGAGCGTTCGTCCAGCAGCATAATCCCCATGCCCTGCGCGACATGACCGAGCGCCTGCTGGAAGCCCAGCAGCGCGGCTTGTGGCAGGAGCCAGGGGCCTACCGCGAAGCGCTGGAACACCTGCTGCTGGATATCGAGGAAGAGAGTTGA